In Mytilus edulis chromosome 6, xbMytEdul2.2, whole genome shotgun sequence, the following proteins share a genomic window:
- the LOC139528559 gene encoding uncharacterized protein: protein MNWNISAFILIVATFTAHYSQAWVYFVHIYVSPCGSDRYTGLSERYPLKTIPRALGHINSADNRDKNIVIELMCGTCGDTCYFDLKSTLVITNTGKRTLTIRAYKADNVRITGGARIPWYAFKPVTDSVNLQDVAKPNVLQVYLPDVGITDLGEISTFGYYFRRTSFFEMFENDIPGRLARYPNEGYINIDTPGGDGKSFTYVSDRPKTWKNETDIWAHGFWYWGWADRSYKVTELDAEKKSVVVSDKVMYGIRKGYYNHANPTDGGYHKQGGHFRFINVLYELDSPGEFFVDRINQILYVWPYKTSKYVFGDVIQTSIINTCIKISDYSSNILLKGFTVEACRKHGIEAKRVENVVFSELKIQNLGSYGIVADGKQVKIDRCEIKNTDGGIDISGGIRKTLTPSGHVISNNVISKFGRVGYVGSDGVNLRGVGIHIHHNTFDTGSYTGIHWAGNDHTFEYNHLFKMCTTASDCGAFMAGREWTWRGNQIRSNYIHGTKGTIPGADTRGIMLDDQLSGVHIEHNVFVNNDVHCNIGGGRDTIVRSNIFYNASKYSMQFDSRGKFGGGHTRRTLLVLLKRVPYQNELWTKRYPELASILNSTSSPGNPENNIIVNNVFYSKHIKAIDGNKYGSNWFLVADNIYTPVKENFYAPAYGNFRLICSLRDVKINVPVTANEVGPRDTVGPIAIRHMSAAPGFAVGTPQAQIRCPQALPPVQPPRKLYLPDGSAPNHIYSDVPKQGCWFRFEMCPNHIRRISIPSRPYYRYKTNDGAGTNETICLDLTTKMMQECGKGAKFSIIYGPTGAMTVGGEGCFFAWYGCPRVGLYRTGIERDNWAERHVNGAYDEKACLNRAIPQWRYCGQNTSYPVVSIFKPTGHFKVSGGGCYIKPDKCPGNTNLDRMFYDGDGAANYGTDDIMESCYQRAEYFWKQCGSDPKYPVTAFFRPDGRSIRYPR, encoded by the exons atgaattGGAATATTTCTGCGTTTATATTAATTGTCGCCACGTTCACTGCTCATTATTCACAAGCGTGGGTTTATTTTGTGCATATTTACGTCAGTCCATGTGGATCAGACAGATACACAGG TTTGAGTGAACGGTATCCACTTAAAACTATTCCACGTGCTCTCGGGCATATAAACAGTGCCGACAACAGAGATAAAA ATATTGTAATAGAATTAATGTGCGGAACATGTGGCGATACTTGCTATTTTGACTTGAAGTCGACATTGGTCATCACAAATACCGGAAAAAGAACACTTACTATCAGAGCATACAAAGCCGACAACGTACGCATT ACTGGTGGAGCAAGAATACCTTGGTATGCATTCAAACCAGTAACTGATTCTGTAAACCTACAAGATGTAGCAAAACCAAAC GTGCTTCAAGTTTACTTACCTGATGTCGGTATTACTGATCTGGGAGAAATATCAACTTTTGGGTATTACTTTAGACGAACGTCATTTTTTGAGATGTTTGAGAACGATATACCCGGCAGGCTGGCAAGATATCCTAACGAG GGTTATATCAACATTGACACTCCAGGTGGAGATGGTAAATCGTTCACATACGTGTCAGACAGACCAAAGACATGGAAGAACGAGACAGATATATGGGCTCACGGATTCTG gtATTGGGGTTGGGCTGATAGAAGTTACAAAGTTACAGAGCTGGACGCGGAAAAGAAATCTGTCGTAGTTTCGGACAAAGTTATGTATGGAATAAGAAAAG GATATTATAATCATGCAAATCCTACCGATGGTGGTTACCACAAACAAGGAGGACACTTCAGATTTATAAACGTATTATATGAACTTGATTCACCT GGTGAATTTTTTGTGGATAGGATAAACCAGATACTATACGTATGGCCATACAAAACTTCTAAGTATGTGTTTGGTGACGTCATACAGACATCAataattaatacatgtatcaa AATAAGCGATTATTCTTCAAACATACTATTAAAAGGATTTACGGTTGAAGCCTGTCGAAAACACGGAATAGAAGCGAAAAGGGTTGAAAATGTAGTGTTTTCTGAATTAAAGATTCAAAACTTAG gCTCATATGGTATAGTAGCTGATGGTAAACAAGTAAAGATTGACCGATGTGAGATTAAGAACACAGATGGTGGGATCGATATATCAG GTGGAATTCGCAAAACATTGACACCATCAGGTCATGTGATCTCAAATAATGTCATATCAAAGTTTGGAAGAGTCGGTTATGTCGGAAGTGACGGTGTCAACCTTAGAGGAGTTGGTATACATATTCATCATAATACTTTTGACACAGGATCCTACACAGGAATTCACTGGGCG GGAAATGACCATACGTTTGAATATAACCACCTCTTTAAGATGTGTACTACAGCCAGTGATTGTGGTGCTTTTATGGCAGGCCGGGAATGGACATGG AGAGGAAACCAGATAAGGTCCAATTACATCCATGGTACAAAAGGTACAATACCTGGCGCTGACACCCGAGGGATAATGTTGGATGACCAGTTATCTGGAGTACATATTGAACACAATGTTTTTGTTAAT aaTGACGTTCACTGTAACATCGGAGGAGGACGAGACACTATAGTCAGGTCAAACATATTCTATAATGCTTCCAAGTATTCTATGCAGTTTGATTCCAGAGGGAAATTTGGAGGAGGACATACACGACGTACATTATTGGTATTGCTCAAG AGAGTACCATATCAAAATGAGTTATGGACAAAAAGGTATCCAGAACTTGCCTCAATACTGAACAGTACTAGTAGCCCTGGTAATCCAGAAA ATAATATTATTGTGAACAATGTGTTTTATTCCAAACATATAAAAGCAATAGATGGAAACAAATATGGATCTAACTGGTTCTTAGTGGCTGACAATATATAT ACACCTGTTAAAGAAAACTTCTATGCCCCAGCATATGGAAATTTTAGACTAATCTGCAGTTTGAGAGACGTCAAGATCAATGTCCCAGTGACAGCAAATGAAGTTGGACCCCGAGATACAGTGGGACCAATAGCAATTC GACATATGTCAGCAGCACCAGGCTTTGCAGTAGGCACTCCACAAGCACAGATAAGATGTCCACAAGCACTGCCACCAGTACAGCCACCGAGAAAACTCTATCTGCCAGATGGATCAGCACCTAACCATATCTATAGCGATGTTCCAAAGCAAG GATGTTGGTTTAGATTTGAAATGTGTCCAAACCACATTCGGCGTATTAGTATACCATCAAGGCCATATTACCGTTATAAAACCAACGACGGAGCTGGAACAAATGAAACTATATGCCTGGATTTAACAACAAAAATGATGCAAGAATGTGGAAAGGGGGCAAAATTCTCAATTATATATGGACCGACAG GAGCAATGACAGTTGGTGGTGAAGGTTGTTTTTTCGCCTGGTATGGATGTCCACGAGTAGGATTATACAGAACTGGTATAGAAAGAGATAATTGGGCCGAGCGTCATGTTAATGGTGCTTATGATGAAAAAGCTTGTCTGAATCGAGCTATTCCACAATGGAGATATTGTGGCCAAAATACATCTTATCCGGTAGTCAGCATCTTTAAACCAACAG GCCATTTTAAAGTTTCCGGTGGTGGATGTTATATTAAACCAGATAAATGCCCTGGAAACACCAATTTAGACCGTATGTTCTATGACGGTGACGGAGCTGCAAATTACGGAACAG